GTATCAAGTTGAGCCCTTTGAATAACTCTAAAGGGGCCAATGCGGCACACAGTGAGAAAGTAGGGCAATTTGACAGAGTTGCTTTTAAGCATGCGGCAGAAAGCTTGTTTGACACAATGTTTGGTTATGAACGGGGGATCGAAGAATCATTCAGATATGCCAATACCCTTAAACATGGTTCTTATGAACAAAAGCAGGATGTTAAAGAGCAAATGAAGTTTGAAGCGGTGTTAAATCTAAATAAGAACGCCGAGCATGGTCAAGGCCTGTTAAAAACACTGTTCAATGATGACGGCGATTACAATGCACCTGTGCCGGACGGGTTGAAAAGAACAAGAAAGAAAAAGCGGCGTAGAAATAGCGGAGGCTTAGGATTATAAACAGCTACTCAATGATGGGCAAGAAATTATTGTATTGGATCACTGGCATCGTAATTTTTGTTAATCGGATGATACCGCTTTACTTCATAAAAGGAGGAGTGAAGATAAGTTCCTTACGTAGTAAATAGCCATCTCGACTACTTATTCCTAAGAAGCTCGTTTTTTTCACGTTCGCTTGCTAATAGGCGTTCATAAAGATCTACTATCTTTTCGATAGTATTAAATGTAGGTTGATAGTTTAATGAACTGGCAATTAAGGTCGAACTGTCACTGCTGGAATTATGGAAAGTATTTGAAATAATATTAAAAACTGCTTCTTCACTAAAATTCTTGAGTCCTTCTGGAGTGACACCAAGAACAACGGCGATTTTTTCCAATAGATCGTCTTCGATTTCTTCACTTTGCTCTAAGCGCGAAACGGTTTGTTGGCTTAAGCCCAGTTCAGTCGCAAATGCTTCTTGCTTGATGCCTCTCAGTTCTCTGATCTTACTGATCTTTCTGCCGATGTGTTGTTTATTAGGGTTGGCTGTTTCCATGGTATCAAATATAATTATTTGTCTGAGACAAGGATAATAAAATGCAAGTTAACAACAATTATCAAAATGGGTAAAATACCCGGGCATATGAGTATTTTACTCATGGTTTGGGTTCGGTACCGCTGCACATCATCCGTCTTTTGTTTTACCGGTTAATGGAAACCGGAACAAAATGGATTTCTTATGTATGGTGACAAATTATTTCCATGGGATGAGTACCCGAAATTCCTGAGTTTTGAGGAGGTACAGCACCCGTTTGGAGTGGTATCGAACTATTTCGACGGTACCCTGCCGGAAGATCGGAGCAGGGAATTAATAGAGTGGCGTAGCTACGTGATCTCCCATAAGCATTACCGGCACCCTCACGGACCGGGTAACTTACTATTTATCAGTGATGAACATTTGAGGCTGTTGGAGGCCTGTTACCTGCTTTTTGCGGCGTGTTCCCAATATTGGTTACGTAATACGGCACTATTATCTGCGGAAGCCTTAGAAACGGCCCGAAAGGAGTGGTCTTACTTTCCGAACAATTTATCTGCAAAGGAACTGAGCAATCCTTACCGGGCGCTGAAAAAGATATTCCGGAAGTATAGCCTTGCCCAATACCGTGTTTACCTGAAAGAATGGCTGCATGCTGCGCTTTATAAGAACCCTATAGATGAAAGTATGACCGCGGGAGAGATCGAGGCGGTTTACGCGAACATGCAAAGGCTTGGCTCCGCCGCCTGGATGATCCTACAGGCCGAATCAGATTGTCCGAAATTTACAGGGGAACCGGAGCCGAAACATGAAGTTGAAAGAAACGAAATGCAAATCAAATCACCTTATGGTGAAATTGCAAAAAATGAGGAGAATATAGATAGTCTAAAGGCTGGTTTGGCTGACAGTGTAGCGCGGGATGGAGGGATCAAACCTTTTGCGCCAAAGATTTCACCTGCGGAGCAAATGGGCCTGGATGAAGTGGTCGCTTTGATCCGGAAAGAAATGCCGTCAGTGCGGATGATCAATTATTTGGGTTCTTACCAAGATCCATTTACTTTTTATCTGCTCATTTTGGTAGACGATGCAGAGAAAATGCCGGAGCATTCTATCGTCAATAAGATAGAGGACAATTGCCGTCGCCTGGTCGCTGTTTATGCGATCGTGCACAAGATGCAAAGTGCGGTTAAGGGTTTAAAGAAAGGAGGGCGTTTCTGGAAGGCGTCTTTGGAGAAAGGCATCTGCCTTTACAAAGGTGATGGCGTTAAATTGCCGGAACCTCTGGCCGTAACAGACAAAGAAGAATACTCAGCTGTGTTAGCCCAATGGGAAAGATGGGGCAAACTTGGATATGATTTTTTCGGCGGAGCAGTTTATTATATTGAAAAGAAGAACTAC
This portion of the Inquilinus sp. KBS0705 genome encodes:
- a CDS encoding helix-turn-helix transcriptional regulator — translated: METANPNKQHIGRKISKIRELRGIKQEAFATELGLSQQTVSRLEQSEEIEDDLLEKIAVVLGVTPEGLKNFSEEAVFNIISNTFHNSSSDSSTLIASSLNYQPTFNTIEKIVDLYERLLASEREKNELLRNK
- a CDS encoding HEPN domain-containing protein, with the translated sequence MYGDKLFPWDEYPKFLSFEEVQHPFGVVSNYFDGTLPEDRSRELIEWRSYVISHKHYRHPHGPGNLLFISDEHLRLLEACYLLFAACSQYWLRNTALLSAEALETARKEWSYFPNNLSAKELSNPYRALKKIFRKYSLAQYRVYLKEWLHAALYKNPIDESMTAGEIEAVYANMQRLGSAAWMILQAESDCPKFTGEPEPKHEVERNEMQIKSPYGEIAKNEENIDSLKAGLADSVARDGGIKPFAPKISPAEQMGLDEVVALIRKEMPSVRMINYLGSYQDPFTFYLLILVDDAEKMPEHSIVNKIEDNCRRLVAVYAIVHKMQSAVKGLKKGGRFWKASLEKGICLYKGDGVKLPEPLAVTDKEEYSAVLAQWERWGKLGYDFFGGAVYYIEKKNYQLGIFMLHQAAECTLIGLIKVIFGYRQSVHSLTRLLKLTLLFTDELMEIFDPQDSDKSKVFSLLSAAYGEARYKEAFNPEADLVISAQYKVELLIAKAKLICLKVIDGKKC